In Mercenaria mercenaria strain notata chromosome 14, MADL_Memer_1, whole genome shotgun sequence, the following are encoded in one genomic region:
- the LOC123526316 gene encoding metabotropic glutamate receptor 3-like has protein sequence MKLCLLSWILAVLFQLINYNLSVLPREKSIYYVGAHGNFTWPRRELSVSLDGDIILGALHMVHERSEELTCGAIMSQGGIQALETMLYTLDFINRQADILPLVSLGMLAKDDCDRDIYGLEQAVDFIRGSIASIGGSDYTCQDGSTPDLNPKVIPGVIGAPSSVTSIQVANLLKLFKIPQVSFFSTSTVLSNRDRYPYFLRTIPSDVNQAQAMVELVRMFNWTYVSVIYEESSYGIQGFNELEKLLKQHGICVAMTEKLLKDSGVPSEEFYDHIVIRLKQTSNAKGVIIFGSDQEVGELMKAVRRQKATGMFSWIGSDGWGGRGLAYLGKEEQVEGAITVQPLAYEVKGFKDYFLNLTPFNNMRNPWFVEFWEQNFQCKFPGSSWTPFNEAYNTTCTGTEKIEPDTFIMEAQLQFVSDAVIAFAYALHNMHADLCGPMYHGVCADMDPVEGEVLKQYLMRVNFTGLSGQHFQFLPNGDGPARYRILNFRQTTPGVYKWETVGFFDNGHLVDISDLKFRLDQPDHPDSVCSYECGPGEATLFLEGSQCCWTCAKCHKYQYLPNPFKCEDCPPGWKPNGDKSECVLIPIIYLRYVDGMAIGAVAFSTIGIVITGYVTAVFLKYNSTPVVKASGRELSFVLLFGILLCYSMTFILILKPNSVVCGAQKFGIGLCFSVCYSAILIKTNRISRIFRAGKRTAKRPKFISPRSQLFITGAIVAFQNIIGVMWVLLRPPEAIFYFSSRADHQLVCKDAVGGYYMIGFSCPIILVVICTIYAILTRNIPEAFNESKYIGFTMYTTCIIWLAFVPIYFSTAYDIKLRIATMCYSISLSATVTLVCMFTPKLYIILTHPEKNVRKSMATHVTRTYMSNAAQPTTQSNAIMCGYSAVPVSSQIPNKMEMLQPVPQNPCLSRNDVQKNGNSISTQTLDSMDDLLNNKENSITL, from the exons atgaagcTGTGCTTGTTAAGTTGGATTTTGGCAGTGCTTTTTCAACTTATCAACTATAATCTAAGCGTTCTTCCTCGTGAAAAATCCATCTATTACGTGGGAGCGCATGGAAATTTCACGTGGCCCCGTAGGGAGCTTTCTGTATCCCTTGACGGTGATATTATATTAGGGGCGTTGCACATGGTGCACGAGAGAAGCGAGGAACTCACATGTGGTGCCATCATGAGTCAAGGAGGGATTCAAGCCCTAGAGACTATGCTGTATACATTGGATTTTATAAACAGGCAAGCGGATATCCTCCCGTTGGTCAGTCTAGGGATGCTGGCTAAGGACGACTGTGACAGAGATATTTATGGTTTAGAACAAGCGGTTGATTTTATCAGAG GATCAATCGCAAGCATCGGAGGTTCCGACTATACCTGTCAGGACGGAAGTACTCCTGATCTGAATCCTAAAGTTATACCAGGTGTTATTGGAGCTCCCTCAAGTGTAACATCAATACAGGTTGCAAATCTGCTGAAACTATTCAAAATCCCACAG GTAAGCTTCTTCTCCACAAGCACTGTACTGAGCAATCGTGACAGGTACCCCTATTTCCTGCGTACCATTCCATCAGATGTTAACCAAGCACAAGCCATGGTGGAGCTGGTTAGAATGTTTAACTGGACATACGTCTCTGTTATTTATGAAGAATCAAGTTACGGGATTCAG GGGTTTAATGAGCTTGAAAAATTGCTGAAGCAGCATGGGATTTGCGTGGCAATGACAGAAAAATTACTGAAAGACTCTGGTGTCCCGAGCGAAGAATTTTACGATCACATCGTTATAAGGTTGAAACAAACCTCAAATGCTAAAG GTGTAATAATATTTGGCTCCGACCAGGAGGTGGGAGAACTGATGAAAGCAGTTCGGAGACAGAAAGCAACAGGCATGTTTTCCTGGATAGGAAGCGATGGTTGGGGAGGTAGAGGTCTAGCTTATCTAGGCAAAGAAGAGCAG GTCGAAGGTGCTATCACGGTACAGCCTTTGGCATATGAAGTGAAAGGATTTAAGGATTACTTCTTGAACCTGACACCATTTAACAACATGAGAAACCCATGGTTTGTTGAATTCTGGGAACAAAATTTTCAG TGTAAATTTCCTGGCTCCTCGTGGACACCTTTCAATGAGGCCTACAATACCACCTGCACAGGAACGGAAAAAATAGAACCTGATACATTTATCATGGAAGCACAGCTTCAATTCGTTAGCGATGCAGTGATTGCATTTGCCTATGCTTTACAC AACATGCATGCCGACTTGTGTGGTCCCATGTATCATGGTGTTTGTGCAGACATGGACCCTGTTGAAGGCGAAGTTCTTAAGCAGTACTTGATGCGAGTTAACTTTACAG GTTTATCGGGTCAACATTTCCAGTTTCTTCCAAACGGCGACGGTCCAGCAAGGTACAGAATCCTCAACTTCCGCCAGACCACACCCGGGGTATACAAATGGGAAACTGTTGGATTCTTTGATAATGGACATCTTGTCGAT ATTTCTGACTTGAAATTTCGGTTAGATCAGCCAGACCACCCGGACTCCGTATGCTCATACGAGTGTGGGCCAGGGGAGGCAACTCTTTTCTTAGAGGGAAGTCAGTGTTGTTGGACATGCGCAAAGTGCCATAAATACCAGTACCTACCTAACCCATTTAAATGTGAAGACTGTCCTCCGGGATGGAAGCCAAACGGAGACAAATCGGAATGTGTTTTGATCCCTATTATATATCTGCGGTATGTTGATGGAATGGCAATCGGAGCAGTAGCATTTTCTACGATTGGGATTGTTATTACCGGATATGTAACGGCTGTCTTTCTGAAATACAACAGTACACCGGTTGTTAAGGCTTCCGGTAGAGAGCTAAGCTTTGTACTACTGTTCGGAATCCTTTTGTGCTACTCTATGACATTCATACTAATATTAAAACCAAATTCAGTTGTCTGTGGGGCTCAAAAATTTGGAATTGGTCTTTGTTTTTCAGTTTGTTACTCGGCAATTCTGATAAAAACAAACAGAATCTCACGAATATTTCGTGCCGGAAAACGAACTGCAAAGCGCCCAAAATTTATAAGCCCACGGTCACAGTTATTTATAACAGGTGCTATTGTAGCATTCCAAAACATTATTGGTGTAATGTGGGTGCTTTTACGCCCACCCGAAGCCATATTCTATTTCTCCAGTAGGGCCGACCATCAGCTCGTGTGCAAGGACGCTGTTGGAGGATATTACATGATCGGATTTTCTTGTCCAATCATACTCGTTGTCATATGTACAATTTACGCCATATTGACTCGGAACATTCCGGAAGCTTTTAACGAATCGAAATATATCGGATTTACGATGTACACGACCTGTATTATATGGCTAGCTTTTGTGCCAATATATTTTTCAACAGCCTACGATATAAAACTCAGAATTGCTACAATGTGTTATTCTATAAGCCTTAGTGCTACGGTGACTCTTGTCTGCATGTTTACTCCAAAATTGTATATAATTCTAACTCACCCAGAGAAGAACGTGCGAAAATCTATGGCAACACACGTGACCCGCACGTACATGAGTAATGCAGCTCAACCAACAACACAGTCAAATGCCATAATGTGTGGATATTCAGCAGTTCCGGTTTCATCACAAATACCAAACA aaatggaAATGCTACAACCGGTGCCTCAGAATCCTTGCCTTAGTAGGAATGACGTGCAAAAGAATGGAAACAGTATAAGTACACAGACATTAGACAGCATGGATGACCTGCTCAATAACAAGGAAAATTCTATCACTTTGTAA